The Nitratidesulfovibrio sp. SRB-5 genome includes a window with the following:
- a CDS encoding 2-oxoacid:acceptor oxidoreductase family protein, with product MKAPQPIDRFEIRLSGLGGQGLITLGRLLGSALALGHGYYVTQTQSYGPEARGGSSRADVVVSSRPISYPKTENLDLLVALSPEACNSYYRLLKKTGILLVDTTLVKHAPTNVYLGLPFTQMAKEQIGNPMTINTMVMGAVTHLLPFADPKVMRKSLEANLPAKIREVNAKAFALGLKQAQRNFGDAGGIWAAAEENGAHSEDDIIV from the coding sequence ATGAAGGCGCCGCAACCCATAGACCGTTTCGAAATCCGCCTTTCGGGCCTGGGCGGGCAGGGGCTGATCACCCTGGGCCGCCTGCTGGGCTCGGCGCTGGCGCTGGGCCACGGCTACTACGTCACCCAGACCCAGAGCTACGGCCCTGAGGCGCGCGGCGGCTCCAGCCGCGCCGACGTGGTTGTCAGCTCGCGCCCCATCAGCTACCCCAAGACCGAAAACCTGGACCTGCTGGTGGCCCTGAGCCCAGAGGCGTGCAATAGTTACTACCGGCTGCTGAAGAAGACCGGCATCCTGCTGGTGGACACCACCCTGGTCAAGCATGCGCCCACCAACGTGTACCTGGGGCTGCCGTTCACGCAGATGGCCAAGGAGCAGATCGGCAACCCCATGACCATCAACACCATGGTCATGGGCGCGGTGACGCACCTTCTGCCCTTTGCCGACCCCAAGGTGATGCGCAAGAGCCTGGAGGCCAACCTGCCCGCCAAGATCCGCGAGGTGAACGCCAAGGCCTTTGCCCTGGGGCTGAAGCAGGCCCAGCGCAACTTCGGCGATGCGGGCGGCATCTGGGCGGCGGCGGAGGAGAATGGGGCGCATTCTGAAGACGACATCATCGTCTAG
- a CDS encoding 2-oxoacid:ferredoxin oxidoreductase subunit beta, with product MADVTQLIHDYLRHNKKFPHVFCAGCGHGIVLGSLIRSVHALGLPKDDVVLVAGIGCSGRMAVYVDFNTVHTTHGRALTFATGIKMANPKLKVICVMGDGDALSIGGNHLIHAARRNIGVTALILNNHIYGMTGGQCSSATPQGDISMTTPFGSLEKSFDIMDMCKAAGASYVARGTSFHAIQMDRLISSAIMHPGFSVVEVFSPCPTQYGRKNKFRNAVDMYKWLKSNTVKVETLKDPDQKPADGRIPIGVFRDVEEPGLEERYFELQRKLMGQNR from the coding sequence ATGGCGGACGTTACCCAACTCATCCACGACTACCTGCGCCATAACAAGAAGTTCCCCCACGTGTTCTGCGCGGGCTGCGGCCACGGCATCGTGCTGGGATCGCTGATCCGCAGCGTGCACGCACTGGGCCTGCCCAAGGACGACGTGGTGCTGGTGGCGGGCATCGGCTGTTCCGGCCGCATGGCCGTGTACGTGGACTTCAACACCGTGCACACCACCCATGGCCGGGCGCTTACCTTCGCCACCGGCATCAAGATGGCCAACCCCAAGCTGAAGGTCATCTGCGTCATGGGCGACGGCGACGCCCTGTCCATCGGCGGCAACCACCTCATCCATGCCGCGCGGCGCAACATCGGCGTTACCGCGCTGATCCTGAACAACCACATCTACGGCATGACCGGCGGGCAGTGTTCGTCCGCCACGCCGCAGGGCGACATTTCCATGACCACGCCCTTCGGGTCGCTGGAAAAGTCCTTCGACATCATGGACATGTGCAAGGCTGCGGGCGCAAGCTACGTGGCGCGGGGCACCTCGTTCCACGCCATCCAGATGGACAGGCTGATCAGCTCGGCCATCATGCACCCCGGCTTTTCGGTGGTGGAAGTGTTCAGCCCCTGCCCCACCCAGTACGGGCGCAAGAACAAGTTCCGCAACGCCGTGGACATGTACAAGTGGCTGAAGTCCAACACCGTGAAGGTGGAAACCCTGAAGGACCCGGACCAGAAACCCGCCGACGGGCGCATCCCCATCGGGGTGTTCCGCGACGTGGAAGAGCCGGGCCTTGAGGAACGCTACTTCGAGCTGCAACGCAAACTCATGGGGCAGAACCGATGA
- a CDS encoding 2-oxoacid:acceptor oxidoreductase subunit alpha produces the protein MAVQRKKRKRRELFALGNEAVAEGALLAGCSFYAGYPITPSTEIMEVMANRLPLIEDGVFIQMEDEIASMGATIGASLAGRKAMTATSGPGFALMQEHIGYACMVEAPLVVVNVMRGGPSTGLPTSPAQADVQMARWGTHGDHPIIVLSASNVQECLEMTVTAFNFAEKYRTPVILLLDEVTAHTREKITVPDPDEVEILSRVEPTVPPEWFKPYADTARGVPAMAPIGSGYRTHVTGLTHDVMGYPTQRPDEVKDAMLRLFRKIDQYYGDIQMSDEYMLDDAEVAVVAYGSVARSAHLAVEQARERGAKAGLLTLKTLFPFPRPAVEKLTHRCHTVVVPEMNMGQMSREVKRVNNGRTKVRTINRVDGQIITPSEILKAIL, from the coding sequence ATGGCGGTGCAACGCAAGAAACGCAAGAGACGCGAACTGTTCGCGCTCGGCAACGAGGCGGTGGCCGAAGGCGCACTGCTGGCCGGGTGCTCGTTCTACGCCGGTTATCCCATCACTCCGTCCACCGAGATCATGGAGGTCATGGCCAACCGCCTGCCCCTGATCGAAGACGGCGTGTTCATCCAGATGGAAGACGAAATCGCCAGCATGGGCGCCACCATCGGCGCGTCGCTGGCGGGCCGCAAGGCCATGACGGCCACCTCCGGCCCGGGCTTTGCCCTGATGCAGGAGCACATCGGCTACGCCTGCATGGTCGAGGCGCCGCTGGTGGTGGTCAACGTCATGCGCGGCGGCCCCAGCACCGGCCTGCCCACAAGCCCGGCCCAGGCCGACGTGCAGATGGCCCGCTGGGGCACCCACGGCGACCACCCCATCATCGTGCTGTCCGCCTCCAACGTGCAGGAATGCCTGGAGATGACCGTGACGGCCTTCAACTTTGCCGAAAAGTACCGCACCCCGGTCATCCTGCTGCTGGACGAGGTGACGGCCCATACCCGCGAAAAGATCACCGTGCCCGACCCGGACGAGGTGGAAATCCTTTCCCGCGTGGAACCCACGGTGCCGCCGGAATGGTTCAAGCCCTATGCCGACACGGCGCGTGGCGTGCCCGCCATGGCGCCCATCGGCTCCGGCTACCGCACCCACGTCACCGGGCTGACCCACGACGTCATGGGCTACCCCACCCAGCGCCCCGATGAAGTGAAGGACGCCATGCTGCGCCTGTTCCGCAAGATCGACCAGTACTACGGCGACATCCAGATGTCCGACGAATACATGCTGGACGACGCGGAAGTGGCCGTGGTGGCCTACGGCAGCGTGGCGCGTTCCGCCCATCTGGCCGTGGAACAGGCCCGCGAACGCGGGGCCAAGGCCGGGCTGCTCACCCTGAAGACGCTGTTCCCCTTCCCGCGCCCTGCGGTGGAAAAGCTGACCCACCGCTGCCACACCGTGGTGGTGCCCGAAATGAACATGGGGCAGATGTCGCGCGAGGTGAAGCGCGTCAACAACGGCCGCACCAAGGTGCGCACCATCAACCGGGTGGACGGGCAGATCATCACGCCCTCCGAAATCCTGAAAGCCATACTGTAG
- a CDS encoding ferredoxin family protein, with product MSKKQKGQTRVCVYPDWCKGCGLCVAFCPAKVLVLNAFGKAEVAHEDECINCGFCELHCPDFAIAIKPRTRNGAGQPDPRSGWSDPESEHGRASPPEPTPEPNPNPEE from the coding sequence ATGTCAAAGAAGCAAAAAGGTCAGACCCGCGTCTGCGTATACCCCGACTGGTGCAAGGGCTGCGGCCTGTGCGTGGCGTTTTGCCCCGCCAAGGTGCTTGTGCTGAACGCCTTCGGCAAGGCCGAGGTGGCCCACGAGGACGAATGCATCAATTGCGGGTTCTGCGAGCTGCACTGTCCGGACTTCGCCATTGCCATCAAGCCGCGCACCCGCAACGGTGCGGGCCAGCCGGACCCCCGCAGCGGATGGAGCGACCCCGAATCCGAACATGGCCGAGCCTCTCCGCCCGAGCCCACGCCCGAACCGAACCCCAACCCCGAAGAGTGA
- a CDS encoding DegV family protein, whose amino-acid sequence MQQRQTPPTDQTLSQVPDQNPDQTMAQPTDQTSDQTTGHPQAESAPEGQAQPSRISYLDGIRFRRVVRAAARRLIEKHGHLNAINVFPVPDGDTGSNMAGTMKSIVASTSATPESSIGRMSSIVAESALMGARGNSGVILAQFLAGFSEGVKDLSRVSPRDFAEAASLAARRAVEAIAHPKEGTILTVIRDWAEHLRENCHSYKDFHHLLHDSLDRARQSVQETREKLAALKAADVVDAGGLGFVYLLEGIAEFTERGTINRRGKTDGQSGTTGTAGTPGEADSADNATLGEAQERVAVEDLTYGYCTECLIRSEATSPVDREELRVRLEELGDSIVVAGAGAVTRVHVHTDTPDTVFAIAAEYGEVSHHKAEDMLRQHRDLLAAMAGGHPQAAPAPTGTAVVTDSTCDLPRELLDQYAIRTVPLRLFLDDEEFVDKVSISADEFNRRLPSSRSARTSQPAPADFRTVYEEVLATHAQVASLHVTAMYSGTHQSAATVARMVSPHIAAVDCRTLTVGLGLVVLEAARRAQTGMDAAEVARLAARDADNLHVYVSMDTLDFAVRGGRMSRGTGMVAKLLHIKPVVCFDPRKGGKVDVAAKGIGPRRAGEKLFALLERAAANLDNPRFAVAHVGAPDTAARYAKELEARFGVAPLYVMPASPVLGCHSGPGACAVALLGDPKEG is encoded by the coding sequence TTGCAGCAAAGGCAGACCCCGCCCACGGACCAGACCCTGAGCCAGGTCCCGGACCAAAACCCGGACCAGACCATGGCCCAGCCCACGGACCAGACTTCGGACCAGACCACGGGCCATCCCCAGGCCGAATCCGCCCCCGAAGGCCAGGCCCAGCCATCGCGCATCAGCTACCTCGACGGCATCCGCTTCCGCCGGGTGGTGCGCGCCGCCGCGCGCCGCCTCATCGAAAAGCACGGCCATCTCAACGCCATCAACGTGTTTCCCGTGCCGGACGGCGACACGGGCAGCAACATGGCGGGCACCATGAAATCCATCGTGGCCTCCACCTCGGCCACGCCGGAAAGTTCCATCGGTCGCATGAGTTCCATCGTGGCCGAATCGGCGCTGATGGGTGCGCGGGGCAATTCCGGGGTCATCCTGGCCCAGTTTCTGGCCGGGTTTTCCGAAGGGGTGAAGGATCTTTCGCGCGTCAGCCCCCGCGACTTCGCGGAAGCCGCGTCGCTGGCCGCGCGACGCGCCGTGGAGGCCATTGCCCACCCCAAGGAGGGCACCATCCTCACGGTCATTCGCGACTGGGCCGAACACCTGCGCGAAAACTGCCATTCCTACAAGGATTTCCACCACCTGCTGCACGATTCGCTGGACCGTGCCCGCCAGTCGGTGCAGGAAACGCGCGAAAAGCTGGCCGCGCTCAAGGCCGCCGACGTCGTCGATGCCGGGGGCCTTGGCTTCGTGTACCTGCTTGAAGGCATTGCCGAATTCACCGAGCGCGGCACCATCAACCGGCGCGGCAAGACAGACGGACAGTCGGGAACCACCGGCACGGCGGGCACGCCCGGCGAGGCCGACAGCGCCGACAACGCCACTCTGGGCGAGGCCCAGGAGCGGGTGGCCGTGGAAGATCTGACCTACGGCTACTGCACCGAGTGCCTGATCCGCAGCGAGGCGACCAGCCCCGTCGACCGCGAGGAACTGCGCGTCCGGCTGGAGGAACTGGGCGATTCCATCGTGGTGGCGGGCGCCGGGGCCGTCACCCGCGTTCACGTGCATACCGACACGCCGGACACCGTCTTCGCCATCGCCGCCGAATACGGCGAGGTATCGCATCACAAGGCAGAGGACATGCTGCGCCAGCACCGCGACCTGCTGGCCGCCATGGCGGGGGGGCACCCCCAGGCCGCGCCCGCGCCCACCGGCACCGCCGTGGTCACCGATTCCACCTGCGACCTGCCGCGCGAGCTGCTGGACCAGTACGCCATCCGCACCGTGCCCCTGCGCTTGTTCCTGGACGACGAGGAGTTCGTGGACAAGGTGAGCATCTCGGCGGACGAGTTCAACCGCCGCCTGCCCTCGTCACGTTCCGCGCGCACCTCGCAGCCTGCGCCTGCCGATTTCCGCACCGTGTACGAAGAGGTGCTGGCCACCCATGCCCAGGTGGCCTCGCTGCACGTGACGGCCATGTACAGCGGCACCCACCAGTCCGCCGCCACCGTGGCGCGCATGGTTTCGCCGCACATCGCCGCCGTGGACTGCCGCACCCTGACCGTGGGCCTTGGCCTTGTGGTGCTGGAAGCGGCCCGCCGCGCGCAAACCGGCATGGACGCAGCCGAGGTGGCCCGCCTTGCCGCGCGGGACGCGGACAACCTGCACGTGTACGTTTCCATGGACACCCTAGACTTTGCCGTGCGCGGTGGCCGCATGAGCCGGGGCACCGGCATGGTGGCCAAACTGCTGCACATCAAGCCAGTGGTGTGCTTCGACCCGCGCAAGGGAGGCAAGGTGGACGTGGCGGCCAAGGGCATCGGCCCGCGCCGCGCCGGGGAAAAGCTGTTCGCTCTGCTGGAGCGGGCGGCGGCCAACCTGGACAATCCGCGCTTTGCCGTGGCCCACGTGGGCGCGCCGGACACCGCCGCGCGCTACGCGAAGGAGCTGGAAGCCCGCTTCGGCGTGGCCCCGCTGTACGTGATGCCCGCATCGCCGGTGCTGGGCTGCCACAGCGGCCCCGGAGCCTGCGCGGTGGCCCTGCTGGGTGACCCCAAGGAAGGGTAA
- a CDS encoding HAD-IIA family hydrolase codes for MNLDQKRCIIFDLDGTVYLGDRPIPGTVDFIRRNLGVRDIQFLTNNTSKNLADYTAKLAGMGIDIGLDRMLSPLLPLVDHLREQSITRVYPVGNANFTAFLRERMPDIVFTAGDDCQAVLLGYDTELTYRKLTESCLLLQRPDVAFLATHADKVCPSPQGPLPDAGSFMALYEAATGRAPDIVFGKPNTILLRSLLQRYQPHEMVMVGDRIYTDKLLAENAGMDFILVLSGETRREDLASLSRQPALVVDDLGGY; via the coding sequence ATGAATCTCGACCAGAAGCGCTGCATCATCTTCGACCTGGACGGCACGGTGTACCTGGGTGACCGGCCCATTCCCGGCACGGTGGACTTCATCCGCCGCAACCTCGGGGTGCGCGACATCCAGTTCCTGACCAACAACACCTCCAAGAATCTTGCCGACTACACCGCCAAACTGGCGGGAATGGGCATCGACATCGGCCTCGACCGCATGCTTTCGCCGCTGCTGCCGCTGGTGGACCACCTGCGCGAGCAGTCCATCACCCGTGTCTACCCGGTGGGCAACGCCAATTTCACCGCGTTCCTGCGCGAACGCATGCCCGACATCGTGTTTACCGCCGGGGACGACTGCCAGGCCGTGCTGCTGGGCTACGATACGGAACTCACCTACCGCAAGCTCACGGAGTCGTGCCTGTTGCTGCAACGGCCGGACGTGGCCTTTCTGGCGACCCATGCCGACAAGGTCTGCCCTTCGCCGCAGGGGCCGCTGCCCGACGCGGGCAGCTTCATGGCCCTGTACGAGGCGGCCACCGGGCGCGCGCCGGATATCGTGTTCGGCAAGCCCAACACCATCCTGCTGCGCTCGCTTCTCCAGCGCTACCAGCCGCACGAAATGGTCATGGTGGGCGACCGCATCTACACCGACAAGCTGCTGGCGGAAAACGCCGGAATGGACTTCATCCTCGTGCTCAGCGGTGAGACGCGGCGCGAGGATCTGGCGTCGCTTTCGCGCCAGCCGGCACTTGTAGTTGACGACCTGGGGGGGTACTGA
- the phnD gene encoding phosphate/phosphite/phosphonate ABC transporter substrate-binding protein, with amino-acid sequence MTKKWMQLLLAPVVLAAGLCVMSANIAKAADDCANRGSLDGMFCDDNKDLVADTPKDKGKWKDPSTLVFTYTPVEDPAVYKDAFADFQAFLEKRTGKKVVYYTVQSNAAEVEAMRSGRLHIAGFSTGPTCYAVNLAGYVPIAVKGDAEGFQGYRLLMIVRKDSPAQTIADLKGKKIAHTSASSNSGNLAPRAIFPKLGLTPEKDYTVVYSGKHDQSILGVGYGDYDAAPVAGDVFKRMAQAGRINEADYRIIWQSDVFPTSSFGYAHDLNPDLVKKIVDAFHEYRFTPEMQKTFGGADRFFPVTYQKDWAVIREIAEANGETFNQTGLQKIAEKEAAEAAKKKQEAEAKKQ; translated from the coding sequence ATGACCAAGAAGTGGATGCAGCTGCTGCTCGCTCCGGTTGTTCTGGCCGCGGGCCTGTGCGTCATGTCCGCCAACATCGCCAAGGCCGCCGACGACTGCGCGAACCGTGGCTCGCTGGACGGCATGTTCTGCGACGACAACAAGGACCTGGTGGCCGACACCCCCAAGGACAAGGGGAAGTGGAAGGACCCGAGCACGCTGGTGTTCACCTACACCCCCGTTGAAGACCCCGCCGTCTACAAGGACGCCTTTGCCGACTTCCAGGCCTTCCTGGAAAAGCGCACCGGCAAGAAGGTGGTCTACTACACCGTGCAGTCCAACGCCGCCGAAGTGGAAGCCATGCGTTCCGGTCGCCTGCACATCGCCGGGTTCTCCACCGGTCCCACCTGCTACGCGGTCAACCTGGCGGGCTATGTGCCCATCGCCGTCAAGGGCGACGCCGAAGGCTTCCAGGGCTACCGCCTGCTGATGATCGTGCGCAAGGACAGCCCCGCCCAGACCATTGCCGACCTGAAGGGCAAGAAGATCGCGCACACCTCCGCTTCGTCCAACTCGGGCAACCTGGCCCCGCGCGCCATCTTCCCCAAGCTGGGCCTGACCCCCGAAAAGGACTACACCGTGGTCTATTCGGGCAAGCACGACCAGTCCATCCTCGGCGTGGGCTACGGCGACTACGACGCCGCCCCCGTTGCCGGCGACGTGTTCAAGCGCATGGCCCAGGCCGGGCGCATCAATGAAGCGGACTACCGCATCATCTGGCAGAGCGACGTGTTCCCCACCTCTTCGTTCGGGTATGCCCATGACCTGAACCCCGACCTGGTGAAGAAGATCGTCGACGCGTTCCACGAATACCGCTTCACCCCCGAAATGCAGAAGACCTTCGGCGGTGCCGACCGGTTCTTCCCCGTGACCTACCAGAAGGACTGGGCGGTCATCCGCGAAATCGCGGAAGCCAACGGCGAAACCTTCAACCAGACCGGTCTGCAGAAGATCGCCGAGAAGGAAGCCGCCGAGGCCGCCAAGAAGAAGCAGGAAGCCGAAGCCAAGAAGCAGTAG
- the phnC gene encoding phosphonate ABC transporter ATP-binding protein, protein MHKATESASTSRRPACSAGDKSLVVENLRKEYTRGKPVLKNINLTVAGQCTTAIIGPSGTGKSTLLRCINRLIEPTSGRILVSGQDICTLRGADLRAARRRIGMVFQEYNLVERLSVMENVLCGRLGYIAPWRAWLRKFPQEDIERAYDLLDMVGLTEFARARADELSGGQRQRVGIARAVMQQPHILLADEPTSSLDPKTSVEIMELLREVASVNDIPVLVNIHDVTLGRRFADRVVGMSKGDVVFDGVPGDLTDEHLKLIYGGEDWLA, encoded by the coding sequence GTGCACAAGGCAACAGAGTCCGCTTCCACCTCCCGTCGTCCCGCGTGCAGCGCGGGCGACAAGTCGCTCGTCGTCGAGAATCTGCGCAAGGAATACACGCGCGGCAAACCCGTGCTCAAGAACATCAACCTGACCGTGGCCGGGCAGTGCACCACCGCCATCATCGGCCCGTCCGGCACCGGCAAGAGTACGCTGCTGCGTTGCATCAACCGGCTCATCGAGCCCACCTCCGGGCGTATCCTGGTCAGCGGCCAGGACATCTGCACCCTGCGCGGGGCCGACCTGCGCGCGGCACGCCGCCGCATCGGCATGGTGTTTCAGGAATACAACCTGGTGGAGCGCCTGTCGGTGATGGAAAACGTGCTCTGCGGGCGCCTGGGGTACATTGCGCCCTGGCGTGCCTGGCTGCGCAAGTTTCCGCAGGAGGACATCGAGCGCGCCTACGACCTGCTGGACATGGTGGGGCTGACCGAGTTCGCCCGCGCCCGCGCCGACGAGCTTTCCGGCGGCCAGCGCCAGCGCGTGGGCATTGCCCGCGCGGTGATGCAGCAGCCGCACATCCTGCTGGCTGACGAGCCCACCTCTTCGCTGGACCCCAAGACCTCCGTCGAGATCATGGAACTCTTGCGCGAAGTGGCATCCGTCAACGACATCCCCGTGCTGGTGAACATCCACGACGTGACGCTGGGCCGCCGCTTTGCCGACAGGGTGGTGGGCATGTCCAAGGGCGACGTGGTGTTTGACGGCGTGCCCGGCGACCTGACCGACGAGCACCTCAAGCTCATCTACGGCGGCGAGGACTGGCTGGCATGA
- the phnE gene encoding phosphonate ABC transporter, permease protein PhnE, translating into MSAATVARPAPFAVSWWARLGYLLAVLYCLYALSILDISWERLLAGLDNGSRFLGAMFPPEFKRWKLLIDNLLESLQIALISSLFGVLISLPVGLCASRNLMPDWLTWPARAFIAVCRSFHPVIFAILFVKAVGFGPLAGILTLIFASIGFVAKLFAEAIEEISLKPVEAARAAGAPFLSVLTFAVLPQVLNRFIGFSTYQVDSNLRNSTMIGIVGAGGIGGTLAAAFQRFDYSFVCAILLAIIALIMVSEYVAVRVKGVFQ; encoded by the coding sequence ATGAGCGCTGCAACCGTCGCCCGTCCCGCACCCTTTGCGGTCAGCTGGTGGGCCCGCCTGGGCTACCTGCTGGCCGTGCTCTACTGCCTGTATGCCCTGTCCATCCTGGACATTTCGTGGGAACGCCTGCTGGCGGGGCTGGACAACGGCTCCCGCTTTCTGGGGGCCATGTTTCCGCCGGAATTCAAACGCTGGAAGCTGCTGATCGACAACCTGCTGGAGTCGTTGCAGATCGCGCTCATTTCGTCCCTGTTCGGGGTGCTCATTTCGCTGCCGGTGGGCCTGTGCGCCTCGCGCAACCTGATGCCCGACTGGCTGACCTGGCCCGCGCGCGCCTTCATCGCCGTGTGCCGCTCGTTCCACCCGGTGATCTTCGCCATCCTGTTCGTGAAGGCCGTGGGCTTCGGCCCGCTGGCGGGCATCCTGACGCTGATCTTCGCGTCCATCGGCTTCGTGGCCAAGCTGTTCGCCGAGGCCATCGAGGAAATCTCGCTGAAGCCGGTGGAGGCCGCGCGGGCCGCGGGCGCTCCCTTCCTTTCGGTGCTGACCTTCGCCGTGCTGCCGCAGGTGCTGAACCGGTTCATCGGCTTTTCCACCTACCAGGTGGACTCCAACCTGCGTAACTCCACCATGATCGGCATCGTGGGCGCGGGCGGCATCGGCGGCACCCTGGCCGCGGCCTTCCAGCGCTTCGACTACAGCTTCGTGTGCGCCATCCTGCTGGCCATCATCGCCCTGATCATGGTTTCCGAGTACGTGGCGGTGCGGGTGAAGGGGGTGTTCCAATGA
- the phnE gene encoding phosphonate ABC transporter, permease protein PhnE, which yields MSADRIWQRFTPAERMARFVVFLVAAILLAWSFRTVEIIPEFLMDAPEQVADLFARMWPVDYAYYERGVHAVLIETLHIATLGTIMTLGIAIPVGIMAASNVCRVPALNWLATFILVSSRSVNTLVWALLFVAVFGPGTLAGTVTIAVRSIGFVGKLFGEALEESAPGPIEALRAAGAPWISVFLKGYWPQVSPAFWGIALFRWDINVRESSVIGLVGAGGIGMALDEALNLFHWDRVALILVCIFAVVVIAEVFVTHIRKRII from the coding sequence ATGAGCGCCGACCGCATCTGGCAACGCTTCACCCCGGCGGAGCGCATGGCGCGCTTCGTGGTGTTTCTGGTGGCGGCCATCCTGCTGGCATGGTCGTTCCGCACGGTGGAGATCATTCCCGAATTCCTCATGGACGCCCCGGAACAGGTGGCCGACCTGTTCGCCCGCATGTGGCCGGTGGACTATGCCTACTACGAGCGCGGCGTGCACGCCGTGCTCATCGAAACGCTGCACATCGCCACGCTGGGCACCATCATGACCCTGGGCATCGCCATACCCGTGGGCATCATGGCGGCCAGCAACGTGTGCCGCGTGCCCGCGCTGAACTGGCTGGCCACGTTCATCCTGGTCTCGTCGCGTTCGGTCAACACGCTGGTCTGGGCGCTGCTGTTCGTGGCGGTGTTCGGTCCCGGCACGCTGGCGGGCACGGTGACCATCGCCGTGCGCTCCATCGGCTTCGTGGGCAAGCTGTTCGGCGAGGCGCTGGAAGAATCCGCCCCCGGCCCCATCGAGGCGCTGCGCGCCGCCGGTGCGCCGTGGATCAGCGTGTTCCTGAAGGGCTACTGGCCGCAGGTTTCCCCGGCGTTCTGGGGCATCGCCCTGTTCCGCTGGGACATCAACGTGCGCGAATCCTCGGTCATCGGGCTGGTGGGCGCGGGCGGCATCGGCATGGCTCTCGACGAGGCGCTCAACCTGTTCCATTGGGACCGCGTGGCGCTTATACTGGTATGCATCTTCGCGGTGGTGGTCATCGCGGAGGTGTTCGTCACCCATATTCGCAAGCGCATCATCTAG
- a CDS encoding type 1 glutamine amidotransferase domain-containing protein: MQRLKGKRVLMFVDDVYEDLELWYPKLRLIEEGAEVVVAGPEKGRTYTGKNGYPCKADAAIADMEDISFDLLVISGGFAPDKLRRDPKVLELTRRMHEAGKVVAHICHAGWIPISAGIMRGFRCTSTPGIKDDLINAGAIWEDAEVVVDRNQVSSRKPDDLPAFCKAIIALAAG, translated from the coding sequence ATGCAACGTCTGAAGGGAAAGCGCGTCCTCATGTTCGTGGACGACGTGTATGAAGACCTGGAGCTGTGGTACCCCAAGCTGCGCCTGATCGAAGAGGGCGCCGAGGTGGTGGTGGCCGGGCCGGAGAAGGGCCGCACCTACACGGGCAAGAACGGGTACCCCTGCAAGGCCGACGCGGCCATCGCCGACATGGAGGACATCAGCTTCGACCTGCTGGTCATCAGCGGCGGCTTTGCCCCGGACAAGCTGCGCCGCGACCCCAAGGTGCTGGAACTGACCCGCCGCATGCACGAGGCGGGCAAGGTGGTGGCCCACATCTGCCATGCCGGGTGGATTCCCATTTCGGCGGGCATCATGCGCGGCTTCCGCTGCACCTCCACCCCCGGCATCAAGGACGACCTCATCAACGCCGGGGCCATCTGGGAAGACGCCGAGGTGGTGGTGGACCGCAATCAGGTCAGCAGCCGCAAGCCCGACGACCTGCCCGCGTTCTGCAAGGCCATCATCGCGTTGGCGGCAGGGTAG